A single Glycine soja cultivar W05 chromosome 14, ASM419377v2, whole genome shotgun sequence DNA region contains:
- the LOC114385399 gene encoding receptor-like protein 33 isoform X3 gives MTFMHCLDYIMITLSGLVSKQGLGTLNLLSKTIHKSMGGFLFLVLSFLLCHFPSQTSSLIPFCNHDDASALLSFKSSFTLNSSSDSSRWCESPYPKTESWENGTNCCLWEGVSCDTKSGHVIGIDLSCSCLQGEFHPNTTLFKLIHLKKLNLAFNDFSNSPMPNGFGDQVALTHLNLSHSAFSGVIPSKISQLSKLVSLDLSFLGIEAGMRIEAATLENVILNATDIRELTLVFLDMSSIKPSSLSLLVNFSSSLVSLSLQNTGLQGKLANNILCLPNLQKLDLSFNWDLEGELPEFNRSTPLRYLNLSYTGFSGKLPNSINHLESLNYLSFEFCHFGGPIPVFLSNLTQLKHLDLGGNNFSGEIPSSLSNLKHLDLSGNNFIGEIPSSLSNLKHLDLSGNNFSGEIPSSLSNLQHLTYLDLSINNFVGEIPDLFDKLSKLEYLHISRNNLVGQLPSSLFGLTQLSDLDCSYNKLVGPMPDKISGLSNLIYLDMSGNSLNGTIPQWCFSLSSMLKLSLYGNQLTGPIGEFSCLSLDSCDLSHNKLQGNIPNSMFHLQNLTWLSLSSNNLTVLVDFHKFSNMQFLQILDLSENNFLYLSFNNTGSHYTFPNLRYLYLSSCNINSFPKLLSRLKYLKSLDLSRNQIHGRIPKWFNSTGKYTLSILDLSHNLLTSVGYLSLSWATMRYVDLSFNMLQGDIPVPTFGIEYFSVSNNKLTGHISSTICNASSLEILNLSHNNLTGKLPQCLGTFPYLSVLDMRRNNLGGMIPKTYLEIEALETMNFNGNQLEGPLPRSVVKCKRLRVLDLGENKIQDTFPTFLESLQQLQVLVLRANRFNGTINCLKLKNAFPMLRVFDISNNNFSGNLPTACIEDFKGMIVNVDNDNRFGGVIPAIIGELKSLKGLNLSHNRITGVIPQNFGGLENLEWLDLSSNMLTGEIPKALTNLHFLSVLNLSQNQLLGMIPTGKQFDTFQNDSYEGNQGLCGLPLSKSCHNDEKLPTDSSTFQHDEEFRFGWKPVAIGYACGVVFGILLGYIVFFFRKPEWSISFVECILNQRVRKKSNRSNANTRRYNQGR, from the exons ATGACGTTCATGCATTGCTTAGATTATATAATGATTACACTTTCTGGGTTAGTATCTAAACAAGGGTTGGGAACTTTGAATCTGTTGAGCAAAACAATTCATAAAAGTATGGGGGGGTTTCTGTTTCTTGTCCTGAGTTTCTTGCTTTGTCATTTTCCTTCACAAACGTCTTCATTGATTCCATTTTGCAACCATGATGACGCCTCCGCCTTGCTTAGTTTCAAGAGCTCATTTACTCTCAATAGCTCTTCTGACTCTTCTCGTTGGTGTGAGTCTCCTTATCCAAAGACAGAATCATGGGAAAATGGTACGAATTGCTGCTTGTGGGAAGGGGTGAGTTGTGACACCAAGTCAGGTCACGTAATTGGCATAGACCTTAGCTGCAGTTGCCTTCAAGGTGAATTTCATCCCAACACCACTCTCTTCAAACTCATTCATCTCAAAAAACTCAACCTTGCCTTCAATGATTTTTCCAATTCTCCAATGCCTAACGGCTTTGGTGATCAAGTGGCTCTTACTCATCTAAATCTATCTCACTCTGCATTTAGTGGTGTTATTCCTTCTAAAATCTCTCAGCTCTCAAAATTAGTCTCTCTTGATCTCTCATTTCTTGGAATTGAAGCAGGAATGAGAATTGAAGCAGCAACCCTGGAAAATGTCATTTTAAATGCAACTGATATAAGGGAGCTCACTCTTGTTTTCCTAGATATGTCTTCCATTAAACCGAGCTCTCTATCTTTGTTAGTGAATTTCTCATCCTCTTTGGTCTCTCTTAGTCTTCAAAATACAGGATTGCAAGGGAAGTTAGCAAATAACATACTCTGTTTACCCAATCTTCAAAAGCTTGATCTGTCTTTCAATTGGGATCTCGAAGGTGAACTTCCAGAGTTCAATCGGAGCACTCCTCTTAGATACTTGAATCTCTCTTACACTGGTTTTTCAGGAAAACTTCCCAATTCCATTAACCATTTGGAGTCTCTTAACTATTTGAGTTTTGAATTTTGTCACTTTGGAGGACCTATTCCTGTGTTTTTATCTAATCTGACGCAACTAAAACACTTGGACCTTGGTGGGAACAATTTCAGCGGTGAGATTCCATCATCCctttcaaatctaaaacacTTGGACCTTAGTGGGAACAATTTCATCGGTGAGATTCCATCATCCctttcaaatctaaaacacTTGGACCTTAGTGGGAACAATTTCAGCGGTGAGATTCCATCATCCCTTTCAAATCTTCAACATCTCACTTACTTAGatctttcaattaataattttgttggTGAGATCCCCGATTTGTTTGACAAGCTTAGCAAATTAGAATATTTACACATTTCTAGAAACAACCTAGTGGGCCAATTGCCATCATCATTGTTTGGACTAACTCAGCTTAGTGATTTAGATTGTTCATACAATAAATTAGTTGGCCCAATGCCAGACAAAATTAGTGGactttctaatttaatttatctGGATATGTCTGGTAACTCCCTGAATGGAACAATTCCCCAATGGTGCTTTTCTTTGTCATCGATGTTAAAGTTATCTCTTTATGGGAATCAGCTTACAGGGCCAATTGGTGAATTCTCTTGTCTGTCCTTGGATTCTTGTGATCTCTCTCATAACAAGCTACAAGGTAATATTCCCAACTCAATGTTTCATCTACAAAATCTCACTTGGTTGAGTCTATCATCAAACAACTTGACTGTCCTTGtagattttcacaaattttcgAATATGCAATTTCTACAAATTCTTGATCTctctgaaaataattttctctaCCTCAGTTTCAACAATACTGGGAGTCACTACACCTTTCCCAACcttagatatttatatttatcttcatGCAATATCAATAGTTTCCCAAAACTCCTTAGTAGGCTAAAATATCTTAAATCTTTAGATCTATCAAGGAACCAAATCCATGGCAGGATTCCAAAGTGGTTTAATAGCACAGGGAAATATACTTTGTCTATTTTGGACCTTTCTCATAACCTTCTAACATCGGTTGGGTATCTCTCACTCTCATGGGCGACCATGCGATACGTTGACCTTAGCTTCAACATGTTGCAAGGAGATATTCCAGTTCCCACATTTGGCATTGAATACTTTTCTGTCTCAAATAACAAATTGACTGGACACATTTCTTCAACTATTTGCAATGCAAGCTCCCTTGAGATTCTCAACTTGTCTCACAATAACTTGACGGGCAAGCTTCCTCAATGCCTTGGAACCTTTCCTTACCTTTCAGTTTTGGATATGCGAAGGAACAACCTTGGTGGAATGATACCCAAAACCTATCTAGAGATAGAAGCATTGGAGACTATGAATTTTAATGGCAATCAATTGGAGGGACCATTACCTCGGTCTGTTGTCAAGTGCAAACGGCTAAGAGTTTTGGACCTTGGAGAAAATAAGATACAAGATACATTTCCAACTTTTCTGGAGTCACTTCAGCAGCTGCAAGTCCTTGTTTTACGTGCTAATAGGTTCAATGGTACCATCAATTGTTTGAAATTGAAGAATGCTTTTCCCATGTTGCGGGTTTTTGACATCTCCAACAATAATTTTAGTGGCAATTTGCCAACAGCTTGCATAGAAGACTTTAAGGGAATGATAGTGAATGTTGATAATG ATAACAGATTTGGAGGAGTGATCCCAGCAATCATTGGAGAGTTAAAGTCACTCAAAGGGCTTAACCTTTCCCACAACAGAATCACTGGTGTTATTCCACAAAACTTTGGTGGTTTGGAAAATCTTGAATGGTTAGACCTCTCTTCAAACATGCTCACAGGTGAGATTCCAAAGGCATTGACCAATCTTCACTTCCTCTCGGTCTTAAACCTTTCACAGAACCAGCTGTTGGGGATGATACCAACAGGTAAGCAGTTTGACACATTCCAGAATGATTCCTATGAAGGCAATCAAGGGTTATGTGGGTTGCCTCTGTCAAAATCTTGCCACAATGATGAAAAATTGCCAACAGATTCATCAACATTTCAGCATGATGAAGAATTCAGGTTTGGTTGGAAACCCGTAGCTATAGGATATGCATGTGGAGTGGTATTTGGAATACTATTGGGTTATATTGTCTTCTTCTTTCGGAAACCAGAATGGTCAATCAGTTTTGTTGAATGCATTCTTAATCAAAGAGTGAGAAAGAAGAGCAACAGGTCTAATGCAAATACAAGACGATACAACCAAGGTCGTTAA
- the LOC114385399 gene encoding receptor-like protein 33 isoform X1, which translates to MTFMHCLDYIMITLSGLVSKQGLGTLNLLSKTIHKSMGGFLFLVLSFLLCHFPSQTSSLIPFCNHDDASALLSFKSSFTLNSSSDSSRWCESPYPKTESWENGTNCCLWEGVSCDTKSGHVIGIDLSCSCLQGEFHPNTTLFKLIHLKKLNLAFNDFSNSPMPNGFGDQVALTHLNLSHSAFSGVIPSKISQLSKLVSLDLSFLGIEAGMRIEAATLENVILNATDIRELTLVFLDMSSIKPSSLSLLVNFSSSLVSLSLQNTGLQGKLANNILCLPNLQKLDLSFNWDLEGELPEFNRSTPLRYLNLSYTGFSGKLPNSINHLESLNYLSFEFCHFGGPIPVFLSNLTQLKHLDLGGNNFSGEIPSSLSNLKHLDLSGNNFIGEIPSSLSNLKHLDLSGNNFSGEIPSSLSNLQHLTYLDLSINNFVGEIPDLFDKLSKLEYLHISRNNLVGQLPSSLFGLTQLSDLDCSYNKLVGPMPDKISGLSNLIYLDMSGNSLNGTIPQWCFSLSSMLKLSLYGNQLTGPIGEFSCLSLDSCDLSHNKLQGNIPNSMFHLQNLTWLSLSSNNLTVLVDFHKFSNMQFLQILDLSENNFLYLSFNNTGSHYTFPNLRYLYLSSCNINSFPKLLSRLKYLKSLDLSRNQIHGRIPKWFNSTGKYTLSILDLSHNLLTSVGYLSLSWATMRYVDLSFNMLQGDIPVPTFGIEYFSVSNNKLTGHISSTICNASSLEILNLSHNNLTGKLPQCLGTFPYLSVLDMRRNNLGGMIPKTYLEIEALETMNFNGNQLEGPLPRSVVKCKRLRVLDLGENKIQDTFPTFLESLQQLQVLVLRANRFNGTINCLKLKNAFPMLRVFDISNNNFSGNLPTACIEDFKGMIVNVDNGMQYMTGENYSSSYYDSVVVTMKGNIYELQRILTTFTTIDLSDNRFGGVIPAIIGELKSLKGLNLSHNRITGVIPQNFGGLENLEWLDLSSNMLTGEIPKALTNLHFLSVLNLSQNQLLGMIPTGKQFDTFQNDSYEGNQGLCGLPLSKSCHNDEKLPTDSSTFQHDEEFRFGWKPVAIGYACGVVFGILLGYIVFFFRKPEWSISFVECILNQRVRKKSNRSNANTRRYNQGR; encoded by the coding sequence ATGACGTTCATGCATTGCTTAGATTATATAATGATTACACTTTCTGGGTTAGTATCTAAACAAGGGTTGGGAACTTTGAATCTGTTGAGCAAAACAATTCATAAAAGTATGGGGGGGTTTCTGTTTCTTGTCCTGAGTTTCTTGCTTTGTCATTTTCCTTCACAAACGTCTTCATTGATTCCATTTTGCAACCATGATGACGCCTCCGCCTTGCTTAGTTTCAAGAGCTCATTTACTCTCAATAGCTCTTCTGACTCTTCTCGTTGGTGTGAGTCTCCTTATCCAAAGACAGAATCATGGGAAAATGGTACGAATTGCTGCTTGTGGGAAGGGGTGAGTTGTGACACCAAGTCAGGTCACGTAATTGGCATAGACCTTAGCTGCAGTTGCCTTCAAGGTGAATTTCATCCCAACACCACTCTCTTCAAACTCATTCATCTCAAAAAACTCAACCTTGCCTTCAATGATTTTTCCAATTCTCCAATGCCTAACGGCTTTGGTGATCAAGTGGCTCTTACTCATCTAAATCTATCTCACTCTGCATTTAGTGGTGTTATTCCTTCTAAAATCTCTCAGCTCTCAAAATTAGTCTCTCTTGATCTCTCATTTCTTGGAATTGAAGCAGGAATGAGAATTGAAGCAGCAACCCTGGAAAATGTCATTTTAAATGCAACTGATATAAGGGAGCTCACTCTTGTTTTCCTAGATATGTCTTCCATTAAACCGAGCTCTCTATCTTTGTTAGTGAATTTCTCATCCTCTTTGGTCTCTCTTAGTCTTCAAAATACAGGATTGCAAGGGAAGTTAGCAAATAACATACTCTGTTTACCCAATCTTCAAAAGCTTGATCTGTCTTTCAATTGGGATCTCGAAGGTGAACTTCCAGAGTTCAATCGGAGCACTCCTCTTAGATACTTGAATCTCTCTTACACTGGTTTTTCAGGAAAACTTCCCAATTCCATTAACCATTTGGAGTCTCTTAACTATTTGAGTTTTGAATTTTGTCACTTTGGAGGACCTATTCCTGTGTTTTTATCTAATCTGACGCAACTAAAACACTTGGACCTTGGTGGGAACAATTTCAGCGGTGAGATTCCATCATCCctttcaaatctaaaacacTTGGACCTTAGTGGGAACAATTTCATCGGTGAGATTCCATCATCCctttcaaatctaaaacacTTGGACCTTAGTGGGAACAATTTCAGCGGTGAGATTCCATCATCCCTTTCAAATCTTCAACATCTCACTTACTTAGatctttcaattaataattttgttggTGAGATCCCCGATTTGTTTGACAAGCTTAGCAAATTAGAATATTTACACATTTCTAGAAACAACCTAGTGGGCCAATTGCCATCATCATTGTTTGGACTAACTCAGCTTAGTGATTTAGATTGTTCATACAATAAATTAGTTGGCCCAATGCCAGACAAAATTAGTGGactttctaatttaatttatctGGATATGTCTGGTAACTCCCTGAATGGAACAATTCCCCAATGGTGCTTTTCTTTGTCATCGATGTTAAAGTTATCTCTTTATGGGAATCAGCTTACAGGGCCAATTGGTGAATTCTCTTGTCTGTCCTTGGATTCTTGTGATCTCTCTCATAACAAGCTACAAGGTAATATTCCCAACTCAATGTTTCATCTACAAAATCTCACTTGGTTGAGTCTATCATCAAACAACTTGACTGTCCTTGtagattttcacaaattttcgAATATGCAATTTCTACAAATTCTTGATCTctctgaaaataattttctctaCCTCAGTTTCAACAATACTGGGAGTCACTACACCTTTCCCAACcttagatatttatatttatcttcatGCAATATCAATAGTTTCCCAAAACTCCTTAGTAGGCTAAAATATCTTAAATCTTTAGATCTATCAAGGAACCAAATCCATGGCAGGATTCCAAAGTGGTTTAATAGCACAGGGAAATATACTTTGTCTATTTTGGACCTTTCTCATAACCTTCTAACATCGGTTGGGTATCTCTCACTCTCATGGGCGACCATGCGATACGTTGACCTTAGCTTCAACATGTTGCAAGGAGATATTCCAGTTCCCACATTTGGCATTGAATACTTTTCTGTCTCAAATAACAAATTGACTGGACACATTTCTTCAACTATTTGCAATGCAAGCTCCCTTGAGATTCTCAACTTGTCTCACAATAACTTGACGGGCAAGCTTCCTCAATGCCTTGGAACCTTTCCTTACCTTTCAGTTTTGGATATGCGAAGGAACAACCTTGGTGGAATGATACCCAAAACCTATCTAGAGATAGAAGCATTGGAGACTATGAATTTTAATGGCAATCAATTGGAGGGACCATTACCTCGGTCTGTTGTCAAGTGCAAACGGCTAAGAGTTTTGGACCTTGGAGAAAATAAGATACAAGATACATTTCCAACTTTTCTGGAGTCACTTCAGCAGCTGCAAGTCCTTGTTTTACGTGCTAATAGGTTCAATGGTACCATCAATTGTTTGAAATTGAAGAATGCTTTTCCCATGTTGCGGGTTTTTGACATCTCCAACAATAATTTTAGTGGCAATTTGCCAACAGCTTGCATAGAAGACTTTAAGGGAATGATAGTGAATGTTGATAATGGTATGCAATATATGACGGGAGAAAACTATTCTTCCAGTTACTATGATTCTGTGGTAGTCACCATGAAAGGAAACATTTATGAGCTGCAGAGAATCCTAACTACTTTCACAACTATTGATTTGTCAGATAACAGATTTGGAGGAGTGATCCCAGCAATCATTGGAGAGTTAAAGTCACTCAAAGGGCTTAACCTTTCCCACAACAGAATCACTGGTGTTATTCCACAAAACTTTGGTGGTTTGGAAAATCTTGAATGGTTAGACCTCTCTTCAAACATGCTCACAGGTGAGATTCCAAAGGCATTGACCAATCTTCACTTCCTCTCGGTCTTAAACCTTTCACAGAACCAGCTGTTGGGGATGATACCAACAGGTAAGCAGTTTGACACATTCCAGAATGATTCCTATGAAGGCAATCAAGGGTTATGTGGGTTGCCTCTGTCAAAATCTTGCCACAATGATGAAAAATTGCCAACAGATTCATCAACATTTCAGCATGATGAAGAATTCAGGTTTGGTTGGAAACCCGTAGCTATAGGATATGCATGTGGAGTGGTATTTGGAATACTATTGGGTTATATTGTCTTCTTCTTTCGGAAACCAGAATGGTCAATCAGTTTTGTTGAATGCATTCTTAATCAAAGAGTGAGAAAGAAGAGCAACAGGTCTAATGCAAATACAAGACGATACAACCAAGGTCGTTAA
- the LOC114385399 gene encoding receptor-like protein 7 isoform X2 has product MTFMHCLDYIMITLSGLVSKQGLGTLNLLSKTIHKSMGGFLFLVLSFLLCHFPSQTSSLIPFCNHDDASALLSFKSSFTLNSSSDSSRWCESPYPKTESWENGTNCCLWEGVSCDTKSGHVIGIDLSCSCLQGEFHPNTTLFKLIHLKKLNLAFNDFSNSPMPNGFGDQVALTHLNLSHSAFSGVIPSKISQLSKLVSLDLSFLGIEAGMRIEAATLENVILNATDIRELTLVFLDMSSIKPSSLSLLVNFSSSLVSLSLQNTGLQGKLANNILCLPNLQKLDLSFNWDLEGELPEFNRSTPLRYLNLSYTGFSGKLPNSINHLESLNYLSFEFCHFGGPIPVFLSNLTQLKHLDLGGNNFSGEIPSSLSNLKHLDLSGNNFSGEIPSSLSNLQHLTYLDLSINNFVGEIPDLFDKLSKLEYLHISRNNLVGQLPSSLFGLTQLSDLDCSYNKLVGPMPDKISGLSNLIYLDMSGNSLNGTIPQWCFSLSSMLKLSLYGNQLTGPIGEFSCLSLDSCDLSHNKLQGNIPNSMFHLQNLTWLSLSSNNLTVLVDFHKFSNMQFLQILDLSENNFLYLSFNNTGSHYTFPNLRYLYLSSCNINSFPKLLSRLKYLKSLDLSRNQIHGRIPKWFNSTGKYTLSILDLSHNLLTSVGYLSLSWATMRYVDLSFNMLQGDIPVPTFGIEYFSVSNNKLTGHISSTICNASSLEILNLSHNNLTGKLPQCLGTFPYLSVLDMRRNNLGGMIPKTYLEIEALETMNFNGNQLEGPLPRSVVKCKRLRVLDLGENKIQDTFPTFLESLQQLQVLVLRANRFNGTINCLKLKNAFPMLRVFDISNNNFSGNLPTACIEDFKGMIVNVDNGMQYMTGENYSSSYYDSVVVTMKGNIYELQRILTTFTTIDLSDNRFGGVIPAIIGELKSLKGLNLSHNRITGVIPQNFGGLENLEWLDLSSNMLTGEIPKALTNLHFLSVLNLSQNQLLGMIPTGKQFDTFQNDSYEGNQGLCGLPLSKSCHNDEKLPTDSSTFQHDEEFRFGWKPVAIGYACGVVFGILLGYIVFFFRKPEWSISFVECILNQRVRKKSNRSNANTRRYNQGR; this is encoded by the exons ATGACGTTCATGCATTGCTTAGATTATATAATGATTACACTTTCTGGGTTAGTATCTAAACAAGGGTTGGGAACTTTGAATCTGTTGAGCAAAACAATTCATAAAAGTATGGGGGGGTTTCTGTTTCTTGTCCTGAGTTTCTTGCTTTGTCATTTTCCTTCACAAACGTCTTCATTGATTCCATTTTGCAACCATGATGACGCCTCCGCCTTGCTTAGTTTCAAGAGCTCATTTACTCTCAATAGCTCTTCTGACTCTTCTCGTTGGTGTGAGTCTCCTTATCCAAAGACAGAATCATGGGAAAATGGTACGAATTGCTGCTTGTGGGAAGGGGTGAGTTGTGACACCAAGTCAGGTCACGTAATTGGCATAGACCTTAGCTGCAGTTGCCTTCAAGGTGAATTTCATCCCAACACCACTCTCTTCAAACTCATTCATCTCAAAAAACTCAACCTTGCCTTCAATGATTTTTCCAATTCTCCAATGCCTAACGGCTTTGGTGATCAAGTGGCTCTTACTCATCTAAATCTATCTCACTCTGCATTTAGTGGTGTTATTCCTTCTAAAATCTCTCAGCTCTCAAAATTAGTCTCTCTTGATCTCTCATTTCTTGGAATTGAAGCAGGAATGAGAATTGAAGCAGCAACCCTGGAAAATGTCATTTTAAATGCAACTGATATAAGGGAGCTCACTCTTGTTTTCCTAGATATGTCTTCCATTAAACCGAGCTCTCTATCTTTGTTAGTGAATTTCTCATCCTCTTTGGTCTCTCTTAGTCTTCAAAATACAGGATTGCAAGGGAAGTTAGCAAATAACATACTCTGTTTACCCAATCTTCAAAAGCTTGATCTGTCTTTCAATTGGGATCTCGAAGGTGAACTTCCAGAGTTCAATCGGAGCACTCCTCTTAGATACTTGAATCTCTCTTACACTGGTTTTTCAGGAAAACTTCCCAATTCCATTAACCATTTGGAGTCTCTTAACTATTTGAGTTTTGAATTTTGTCACTTTGGAGGACCTATTCCTGTGTTTTTATCTAATCTGACGCAACTAAAACACTTGGACCTTGGTGGGAACAATTTCAGCGGTGAG ATTCCATCATCCctttcaaatctaaaacacTTGGACCTTAGTGGGAACAATTTCAGCGGTGAGATTCCATCATCCCTTTCAAATCTTCAACATCTCACTTACTTAGatctttcaattaataattttgttggTGAGATCCCCGATTTGTTTGACAAGCTTAGCAAATTAGAATATTTACACATTTCTAGAAACAACCTAGTGGGCCAATTGCCATCATCATTGTTTGGACTAACTCAGCTTAGTGATTTAGATTGTTCATACAATAAATTAGTTGGCCCAATGCCAGACAAAATTAGTGGactttctaatttaatttatctGGATATGTCTGGTAACTCCCTGAATGGAACAATTCCCCAATGGTGCTTTTCTTTGTCATCGATGTTAAAGTTATCTCTTTATGGGAATCAGCTTACAGGGCCAATTGGTGAATTCTCTTGTCTGTCCTTGGATTCTTGTGATCTCTCTCATAACAAGCTACAAGGTAATATTCCCAACTCAATGTTTCATCTACAAAATCTCACTTGGTTGAGTCTATCATCAAACAACTTGACTGTCCTTGtagattttcacaaattttcgAATATGCAATTTCTACAAATTCTTGATCTctctgaaaataattttctctaCCTCAGTTTCAACAATACTGGGAGTCACTACACCTTTCCCAACcttagatatttatatttatcttcatGCAATATCAATAGTTTCCCAAAACTCCTTAGTAGGCTAAAATATCTTAAATCTTTAGATCTATCAAGGAACCAAATCCATGGCAGGATTCCAAAGTGGTTTAATAGCACAGGGAAATATACTTTGTCTATTTTGGACCTTTCTCATAACCTTCTAACATCGGTTGGGTATCTCTCACTCTCATGGGCGACCATGCGATACGTTGACCTTAGCTTCAACATGTTGCAAGGAGATATTCCAGTTCCCACATTTGGCATTGAATACTTTTCTGTCTCAAATAACAAATTGACTGGACACATTTCTTCAACTATTTGCAATGCAAGCTCCCTTGAGATTCTCAACTTGTCTCACAATAACTTGACGGGCAAGCTTCCTCAATGCCTTGGAACCTTTCCTTACCTTTCAGTTTTGGATATGCGAAGGAACAACCTTGGTGGAATGATACCCAAAACCTATCTAGAGATAGAAGCATTGGAGACTATGAATTTTAATGGCAATCAATTGGAGGGACCATTACCTCGGTCTGTTGTCAAGTGCAAACGGCTAAGAGTTTTGGACCTTGGAGAAAATAAGATACAAGATACATTTCCAACTTTTCTGGAGTCACTTCAGCAGCTGCAAGTCCTTGTTTTACGTGCTAATAGGTTCAATGGTACCATCAATTGTTTGAAATTGAAGAATGCTTTTCCCATGTTGCGGGTTTTTGACATCTCCAACAATAATTTTAGTGGCAATTTGCCAACAGCTTGCATAGAAGACTTTAAGGGAATGATAGTGAATGTTGATAATGGTATGCAATATATGACGGGAGAAAACTATTCTTCCAGTTACTATGATTCTGTGGTAGTCACCATGAAAGGAAACATTTATGAGCTGCAGAGAATCCTAACTACTTTCACAACTATTGATTTGTCAGATAACAGATTTGGAGGAGTGATCCCAGCAATCATTGGAGAGTTAAAGTCACTCAAAGGGCTTAACCTTTCCCACAACAGAATCACTGGTGTTATTCCACAAAACTTTGGTGGTTTGGAAAATCTTGAATGGTTAGACCTCTCTTCAAACATGCTCACAGGTGAGATTCCAAAGGCATTGACCAATCTTCACTTCCTCTCGGTCTTAAACCTTTCACAGAACCAGCTGTTGGGGATGATACCAACAGGTAAGCAGTTTGACACATTCCAGAATGATTCCTATGAAGGCAATCAAGGGTTATGTGGGTTGCCTCTGTCAAAATCTTGCCACAATGATGAAAAATTGCCAACAGATTCATCAACATTTCAGCATGATGAAGAATTCAGGTTTGGTTGGAAACCCGTAGCTATAGGATATGCATGTGGAGTGGTATTTGGAATACTATTGGGTTATATTGTCTTCTTCTTTCGGAAACCAGAATGGTCAATCAGTTTTGTTGAATGCATTCTTAATCAAAGAGTGAGAAAGAAGAGCAACAGGTCTAATGCAAATACAAGACGATACAACCAAGGTCGTTAA